A genome region from Oncorhynchus masou masou isolate Uvic2021 chromosome 14, UVic_Omas_1.1, whole genome shotgun sequence includes the following:
- the LOC135554878 gene encoding myosin heavy chain, embryonic smooth muscle isoform-like — protein MLASIDVDTLTLELVAERSMTQKSENVRQQLERQNKDLWAKLGELEGSVKSRFKASVTALEANILQLEEQLEQEAKERAAANKLVRRTEKKLKEVCMQVEDEHRHSDQYKEQMEKANSRMKQLKRQLEEAEEEATRANAYRRKLQRELDDATEGSEGLSREVNTLKSSLRRGGPISFSSSRSGRRQLQVEGTLLDLLSDDEVENKTTDANANEPPAAPQPE, from the exons ATGCTGGCATCCATTGAC GTGGACACCCTGACCCTGGAGCTTGTGGCAGAGCGCAGCATGACCCAGAAGAGTGAGAATGTGCGCCAGCAGCTGGAGAGGCAGAACAAGGACTTGTGGGCCAAGCTGGGCGAGCTGGAGGGCTCCGTGAAGAGCCGGTTCAAGGCCTCCGTCACCGCCCTGGAGGCCAATATACTGCAGCTGGAGGAGCAGCTGGAGCAGGAGGCAAA GGAGCGAGCAGCGGCCAATAAGCTTGTGAGACGGACAGAGAAGAAGCTGAAGGAGGTGTGCATGCAGGTGGAGGACGAGCACCGCCATTCCGACCAGTACAAGGAACAG ATGGAGAAGGCCAACTCTCGCATGAAGCAGCTGAAGAGGCAGcttgaggaggctgaggaggaggcCACACGTGCCAACGCCTACCGCAGGAAGCTGCAGAGGGAGCTGGACGATGCCACTGAGGGCAGCGAGGGTCTCAGCCGTGAGGTCAACACACTCAAGAGCAGCCTCAG GCGTGGAGGCCCCATCAGTTTCTCCTCCAGCCGCTCGGGCAGGCGTCAGCTGCAGGTGGAGGGAACATTGCTCGACCTCCTATCCGACGATGAGGTGGAAAACAAGACCACGGACGCCAATGCCAACGAACCGCCAGCAGCTCCCCAACCAGAGTAG
- the LOC135554879 gene encoding myosin heavy chain, embryonic smooth muscle isoform-like, with product MVTLVDTLTLELVAERSMAQKSENARQQLERQNKDLRAKLCELEGSMKSRFKASITALEAKILPMEEQLEQEAKERAAANKLVRRTEKKLKEVCLQVEDERRHSDQYKEQMEKANSRMKQLKRQLEEAEEEATRANTYRRKLQRELDDATEGSEGLSREVNTLKSRLRRGGPISFSSSRSGRHQLQVEGTSLDLLSDDEVENKTTDANANETPAAPQPE from the exons ATGGTAACGTTA gtgGACACCCTGACCCTGGAGCTTGTGGCAGAGCGCAGCATGGCCCAGAAGAGTGAGAATGCGCGCCAGCAGCTGGAGAGGCAGAACAAGGACTTGCGAGCCAAGCTGTGTGAGCTGGAGGGCTCCATGAAGAGCCGGTTCAAGGCCTCCATCACCGCCCTGGAGGCCAAGATACTGCCGATGGAGGAGCAGCTGGAGCAGGAGGCAAA GGAGCGAGCAGCGGCCAATAAGCTCGTGAGACGGACAGAGAAGAAGCTGAAGGAGGTGTGCTTGCAGGTGGAGGACGAGCGCCGCCATTCCGACCAGTACAAGGAACAG ATGGAGAAGGCCAACTCTCGCATGAAGCAGCTGAAGAGGCAGcttgaggaggctgaggaggaggcCACACGTGCCAACACCTACCGCAGGAAGCTGCAGAGGGAGCTGGACGATGCCACTGAGGGCAGCGAGGGTCTCAGCCGTGAGGTCAACACACTCAAGAGCCGCCTCAG GCGTGGGGGCCCCATCAGTTTCTCCTCCAGCCGCTCGGGAAGGCATCAGCTGCAGGTGGAGGGAACATCGCTCGACCTCCTATCCGACGATGAGGTGGAAAACAAGACCACGGACGCCAATGCCAACGAGACGCCAGCAGCTCCCCAACCAGAGTAG
- the LOC135553719 gene encoding ubiquitin carboxyl-terminal hydrolase 26-like: MSSMEPGQAPWGKTTWTTHLQTPRKAPLIDQRHQPDNIYKLSSVISHLGDNMYTGHYISDVLDSRGSGWLCLDDAHVLRTDEATVLKAITQTAYILFYVCR; this comes from the exons ATGTCCAGTATGGAGCCAG GGCAAGCTCCCTGGGGAAAAACAACATGGACAACACACCTGCAAACTCCCCGAAAGGCACCCTTGATAGACCAG AGACACCAGCCAGACAATATCTACAAATTGTCAAGTGTGATCTCACATCTGGGAGACAACATGTATACAG GCCACTACATCAGTGATGTTCTGGACAGCCGTGGCAGTGGGTGGCTCTGCCTGGATGACGCACATGTCTTGAGGACAGATGAGGCCACTGTGCTGAAGGCGATTACACAGACTGCCTACATCCTGTTCTATGTCTGCAGGTAA